TTAgtagtatgtcctttcttagagttcgaTTTTGCTTCATACAtcatttggtcgtgaaagacagataTAGACAGAGTTATGAGAGGTATGATTATTTAGAGATATCAATATAGATCATACATTATGCagtcagataaaaataaatttagttttagttaaaCAATCGTCCACTTACCATTATAATAGATTAAACGCTGACTTAGCTGTTCAAGGTAAAGTTATTTTAGCGATACATTCTGACCAGGAGCTGTACCAGTGCGTTTGTGTTTTGTCTGGAAATCGATCCGTTTCTTACGATCTCAATAAACCCTTATTAAGTTACGGTAACACGGGCTCGCTCATTACAATCGCTGTAACATGTCATTTCCCGGCATTTTCACAAACGGCCGGTTCTCACGGCGCTGTCCCGTGTTGCGATACCATTGTCCCTCGGCTCCCACGTTTATGCTTGGCCGATATGTAATCATCTATTACTGCGCCGAAAACAGTATTCTCAAAATTACTATTGCGTAATGTATCGGCTACTACGATATCGATTAAAGTATCGTCTCATTTAAATGCGTAGTTTAATCGTTCATTTTGTTTCTCAGCTTCTTGCGAgtaagtacaataaaaaatgcttaattACTTGTTGTAGATAATTGTAATAGCTTCGATCAATCATGTCCTAATGTgttgtaaataaagaataatggaTCTCGGTTAATTTACATCGCATCCATTATACATTTGTCTATTGAGGCGTGACAAATtcgcaatttattaattattgaaaaaagcCCACATAAGCCGCGCATGTACGTACTGCATGCACAATAAAGTCAATTACGCGCGACCGCCCACACAATTTGTAATAGAAGCAGGCGGAAAAAAGGGCAAAAAACACGTTTATTAATTAGCGCACAAGGCGGAAACTGCACTGCCCTATGAGCGACCATTAACTTTTTCATCCAAAACTGCCAGTTGATTACAGAGTAGCCCGTAAGACGGAGAAAGTTCTAATTATGCAAAGGACGTCACTTATACGGACGCAGCGTCTATAAGTTCAGTCGTCTGTGCCTTTTACCTTTTCATTTGTATTActgcaatttaaaaatagaacacaatCCAGACAGGTATCAATTCGAAAATGTTccttttgacatttataaaaagcACCATTGAACCATTCGCGTGCGAATGTGACCGAATAACGACGCTGTCTTTGCTAAAGAAATTgcaattcgaaattcaaaaaatcaacttatttttaattaatggcTGATAGCTCACGCTGCCGGCTCGCATCcgttgttaatataaaatttaaaccgATATCTATCGTGACTACGTTCAATTTCCGAACGTCGAGCAAATAAATCGGTTACCTATCAACGTATATCAAACAATGAACACTGCCAGTTAGCGATATTGACTTTTTTTCACACCGACTGAGCTATAATGTAAGTTGgtgtattaattattcagtTAATCCTTCGGTCCAATTAAGAATAGTTATAGCTGTTATAATTGTTGTTCTTATTGCAATACGCTCGAGTGATAGAGTGTTCTGACAtgtttatttttgctttttattcGCGATAGAACTGAAAAATCAACCATAATACGGATAATTTAAGTTCCTATTCAACGTAAACCGTTCGTGTTTTTACACGTCATTGATAAATTGCTAATTTAAGAAGACAGTTGTAAATAGGTCTTACTTAAAAACACGATACGCTTTTTAAAGTTACGGCGCGAAAAAAAATCGAGAATTCGAAATCGAAAAAAGGTCGCCATGTTTGAACGCAGCCCGAGTTCGTTTTTTAAATGCGGTCCGGTTGAACGTGTGGGGAATTCGTGCACAATATTTAGACAAAGTTCGGCTCTCGAAAGCGCTTGAAGCGTAGCGTGAAAATCTATTTTCAATGGGCACTATCGGCGGGCGCAGGACTCCGGCAAAGGCTTTGCTCGCCAAGTTAAGCGTCCGATGTTATACTCTAAACTCCCCTAGTGCTCTCAGTTTAGCGCTaagcaaattttaatattcaattggGCTTTTGTCCGTTCTGAAATTGCTGGAAGATTGCGTGTAATGAAACGTTTCGGTATTAGCATAGATTATCTATGAATTTTCTATCCATTGCTCTTCTGACTTCGGTTAAACTTTAATccgatgtttatatttaataaattagtgtTCAGATTAAAgtacgtatatttattattttaaaatgtctaccgtcttttttatctgtttaaaGAAATTCAAAATCGAAATTGGAATACGTCAAATTTATTGGTAAATGATATAGAACCTCTTTGTATCGGGTTTAAAAAGTTAGTGAGTGAGAGGGTCACGTCCAGTAACTAAACAACTGTCAGAGGCGTTAAGCGAAGTTAACTCGCAAATGTATCGCAAAGTGGCAACTTGCGGATACTGGGACGCATCGAACGAAAATCCCTTTAGTCTGCGACTTCATGTATCAGGACgggaatttaatttgaatttggaacgacAGTGAACATACTTATTcggtttcgattttttttttaatttgttctttAACGCTATAGAATTAATTTTTGCAGCTTTAAATTATAAGTAGGTATAATCATAGTAACTTCTTTAATCAGAAATCCTAAGTAACTTAATAATCCTACGGTAAACTTTAAGGTACATAAAGTCGTTTACGTAAACTAAAAACTCGAGGCACTTCGTCAAATTAAAAGCGCTAAACAAGTGTTCGATACATCATAAATCACAAACTtccaaacaaacaacaaaatccCGCGAAAGGATAATCACACGATGATCATCCCGCGAActccgccgggaatcgaatTTCAACACTTTGTTCGTTATATTATgccaaaaattataattttaacgatATCGTGGTAAAGCCAAGTAGCGCCATCTAGCGGCAAATGGAAACACTAATGTTTCTTTTTACAAACTCTTATTAGATTATATCGGTAATCGGGCTATATGCTCAAACGAGTGTCTTACTGCAGACAATTATGAAATTACGATGACTGGAACGGCCCTTTAATTTACGACGCAATTATTACTAAGTACCAACCTACTACAAAAGACATTTCCAGCAAAAACCCTCCCGACGGCAGCCACTTAGAAAGCGCCTTTGAAAAACTAAATAGCCGCTTAAAGAGCGTTTATGCTGAAATAACGCAAAAAACTTTAATACGAAAAAACGGAGTATGCGCCCAACAATGTACACGTAACGCCATCTGTTGTCGAGCGGCGGCAAGTGCGTAGGGTCAAGAAATTATTTCGCCAAGAATGCTCGCCGGCCCGCGGCCGCTTTGATGGCTTCCGACGAAGCAATCAGACCTCTTTACGGgcatatttatgattataataccGTGTCTCGTTATATACTTTATGATTTTATACCTAACCGACTGTCCGGGATAATAGCGGCAAAGTAATTGTTACGCGTAAACGACACGAGCGAGAGAGCGAGAGGGCGCAGCCGACGTCCCCCTCCCACTTGTCCTTTGTTTATGATATTCCGCTGTGCAACATCATAACTCtcttattaattatagtttttacaAAGATCGTGAAGCACAAAGTCAACAGGAGTATCGGCAGCCGGCACGCATCGACGCCGCCTCACTCCCTGATATATTTACTTTGTCAGCGCATTAATGGATCTCGTATTAATTGGACAGAGGATATGGAGTTTCATATCGTCAACATTAGCCGCGGTACTCGCTTAACTTTATTAGGCGTCGAGGACTTTTTCTAAAAACAATCACAAGCCGAGAACAAGCGACCTACCGCGTCTAAGTAATTCAGTTACGTTAAATCGCTACAAATAAAGCAATTATGGCGCGAGGCGTGAATTTATATATTCTGATGTTGCTCTTTGGATTAAAATAACTCGTTGATTTTGTCCTAAGAATTGCATTGTTAGTAATTAACGTCCCCGTAAATATACGCCCTAAACATAACGtcctaaattatttacttcattTGGAAATATTGAGGATGTTTTGGCTCTTTTTGCcatttaatctaaatataatgaaagtttTGACAGTTAACAGACTTTACAGCACACGTCCGTCTGCGGAATCGGATTTGTTTAGcaaatacaattgtttttaataataggtgaaaaatgtcaaatttataGTCACGACAGATCGACTTAAACCCTGGTGCTGACTCATTTGGGGCAACAAATCAACAGCGCTAGTACAGAGACAAGACTTAGATCTCAAACAACACTGCCATATAAGCGGTCACTTCTGCACATTAAATcgtagaataaattaaaatttcaagggCGAGTGTACCGACAACAACCCAGGGCGTATTATTCGAATGTTCTTGACAAGCTAACTGCCCTGAATTAATCTAGATATAAGGACTAAAATGTAGATACGGtttaaacgaatttattatCGTGAGCTAGAAGCGAGATGGCTTGATTGTGATAATTTAGTGCAATCTTATTTTAGTCCGGTGTAATTGCTGCGGACGCTATCATGAGGAATTTTGGCATCGTGTATGACAGCGTGCTTTGTCATACgcaacacaataaaaaaactagTACGAATCGAAAAATTCCaaattcgaaatatatatatttactcagTAATTATAGTACCGTAGCGACTCGATCGTCTCGAGTTATCTTTATTTTGATGTTTCCTCTAAATACGGACACATTATTCGTCGTCCGTCGACcagcaattattttataaagccgCTACCACACTATCGTAAACATCCACCCACGTCGTTTCGATTTCACAAAAGCGATCGTATTCGAAACGAATCCCGAAAACCGAATGAGAACAAAACAGCTATTATTATTGCAATGTAAATCACTCGAAAAGGTTGATTTACTCCGAGTGTGCGCCGTGAGAATTATTGTAACCACATAAACTTGGCAAACGTCTTTTACCCGAAATATTGCGattaattttatcgatttaAATGGCAACACAGCAATGAGTGTCAAATTTAAAGACCGAATCCGTTGATATTGGCGCGACTTCTTAATCGTTCTCTGTAATTACTTTTCGGTTTTGGACGATTATTTGTATTCAAACGAGCATATACTGACATAGTATTCTTGATAAATTAATGACACACCTATCTTGAGCGAACGCGTGGTATAATTCACCGATGTGTCGCGGGAGATGGGCTGTTTAGCTTGTCAGTTTGTCGCGATTTGTGAGCGACCATTTCGCATCTTTGCTCTCTGCCTCAAATAATTAGTCAGGATTAATGCTTCGGCTATGAATGACTTGTTATTGTGAAATTAAGGTCAATTGGCAAAACTTACTAGACGCAAAGTAAGAAATTATCAAGTAAACACcgatttattaaacaaatatcagatacgctattttgatacgGAAACAATTGTTTACTATCCGTTTCGAGGCCTTGCTttccacagataatatatattatgggCTTTTAATTACGACTAATAAAGGTATTTCTACACGGGAACACTGAACCTCGCGTGCTAGGCCGCCATCAATCGCCTTTACAATCAATAAACCTCTATGAAATCAATGCAATTATAACCGCGTCGTAGCGTGATTATATTCAGCGGCGAAACGGATAAAAACAGTCTGCAAATTATCCCTTTTAAACGAATATAGGAACTTTTTCGTAAAACGAATTTTCGAAGCGAACATTTGTAACTCGACTGCGAACTTAAACCAATTATCGCCACATAGAGCCACCAGACGATCAGGTGGGACTAACTATATAACGAACGTCCGCAGTTGACGAGAATCCCGTTATTTCGTTAAAAAACTTAGCTATCGTTAAAAGTTACACGATAGGCCCCCGTAGACCGATACGGGCTGGAAATTCACGATATTTGGACTTAGGAACATGTTTTACACGATTTGCGTTTTTAATAGACACATTCGCTTAGGAGTActcttttaacaaatattataataattgtaacgtGTTTTCTGAGCTTGTGtaacatacaatttttaaaattaaatgttaacttTCTTCATTTTCCTTCGTAAGCCCTAGCGGAGGCAGTTCTCGGCGGAACTCGCAAAATTGATTATCGAATCTAGTTACAAACTACTGACGTCCGCGCGATGAACGCTCTTAACATTTTTACCATACTCGGGGGAGTTTTTGACGAATACCAACGAATTGGATAAAAAGGGACgccttcattatatttatagtacttTTAATCGTCTTTGAAACATTCAACTTAACAATGCAACAGTCGTTCAAACACGGACATATACATTTTGACTATTTACTTTTTGGAAAAATGTCATGATAAGTTATAACCCTACTGGTTTAcgttaattaactaaaatagtAAGTATGCGTTTCTAATAACATCCTATACATTctgtaaatacaataaaacagttACCATAAGGTTAGTTAAGTAAAAACAGTTACCGAGTCgtaatatgaaaacatttaagTACGTATTTGACAGCGGCTtgcgttatttttaattgacagAAGTTTTTGCTGGCTCCGGCGTTGAGGGCGATCATTCGGGCTCTCTAGAATCAATCGTGGTCGCTGCCCCCGGCTGATTGCCATCTAGCACGCGATACTGATCAGCCCCTACGCACGCACCGAACTTACTTCGGACAAAAGAAATTCTTGACGTAACGTGCTCTAATAACTCATGGGAAAGGCCGCAGGAAAGAGCCGCGCTATTGACAGGAATTCAacggtttttatatttaatgagttCGAAATCGTCTATGCGTTCTATTTCTATAcagaaatgttataaaaatgatatagtattataatagcggtaatttttcttataaacgCAGCAGCGCCGAGGCTGCACCGGTGATCACATCGAATATCATTCCTGCAATACTTGGCACCTAATTCAACAGTGGTCTGTTTTTATGCAACATTTTCTTGCATCGCATTAACAATTCAAATGCGGGCATTTTTTTCGTTCCCGCAACACTTTCGAGCGGCCCTGACGTCCGCCTCCGCGGACGACTCCAATGCAAATGAGCATCGATTCGCGGCGTGACGTCTAACGCGCACTCTCACCCCTTTCTTTCTCCAACTACCCACCTTGATTTACAATCCCGGATACGCATTCCCCATTCGCCACGAGCCGATATATGCCGCAAGTAAAttaacagtatatttttttcactgtCACAGTGACACGATAATTTAGGGCGCCTTTACTTTCCAAAGCTTTTGAATATTCATATAACATTAGCAATCAATAACCGCTACAAAGGTATAGTTTTCGCGTGCACGCACGCGATACGTTGTCGcataaacaaataattcttACCTTTATTATAATGGTGCAATAGAAATACACCAGCAAGaatgttaaaattgtttaaagatACTTATCTACCTAAATTGCcaaaatagttactattttaatAGACACTGCAAACTTTTTCGTACAACACCAAAGGTCGGGGAAAGTTATTAAGTAAATAgaattcatattaatttgacgttataaaaacttaatagtTAATAGCTTCCAAGTAAAAAcaagtaacattttatataagtatcttTAATCAAACAATACGATAAACGAGAGCTCCGTGACCGGATGGCATTAATTGTGAACTCGTTTTTTACTCTCAATATCCATCAAAAATGCACATCGTAATGACCACAATAAACTAGTGATAGTATCGTGTTATAGTTTATGGCCTCGCAGCCAGATAAGAAACGAAAGTAGATCGATAGTAAGATTCCGCCATTTTGTGTACACGCACAAAATGGCGCGACAATGACTGGTAACGAGCGCAATTTTTGACGATATTCCGAGGCACGTCGTCGTAATCGTCCTCGTGCCGTATTCGGAATATCAAAACATCTACTAAAAGATCAAAGCAATAATAGACGTGTGTTGAAATTTATCGACGGCCTCTGTATCGAGTGAATTTCTAATAAACTAATCGGTTATCGCCGTTCGGGCCTCATTTTGACGCTACATGACAGAAATATAAATCTCCGATCAAGGAATATTGGCATAACCGTATGGCTTCGTAAACGGCGATAAACGACATCGCGTGATATCAAATACAACTCAATTGAAAACgtagtatttattgaatatacatgTCTATCGATAAATAAATGTCGGTGGTTGAACTTTTAATTATTCCAAGATTCATATTAAGTTTACTTAGATAGTTTAAATATTGGATTACAATATGTTTGGTATTCATCAACGATGTCCTGATAATTTTGACATGAGATTTTAAACAACTAACCTGTACTGAAAATGCCATTTACTAATAAACGGATTTTAGAGAAAGCTAATTGTCAATTTCTACACTAAATAATATGACAAACCGGTATGGTTTACTGTTATCAAAAcaaatgtttatgtttaataagtaaagaaatattggaaacaacatttaattgtttttattaaaagcgTTGTTAAAATATAACGCGTAACATTCGAATGTAATAAGTTCAAAacggtttttattttagtatccgTTCGAGGTGAAGTTTTCCATCACCGAACGAACGAACGAGTGTAGCGTGCGTGACTGTCACAGAGACGGTTATGTTGCAgacgaatatttataaaaaaaaagaaagctgACGTAATGACACTAACACTAACGGATCTTTTAAATAACAACTATTTATAACCATCGCATAATACTTTAAACgcaaataatatgaattttcgCAATTCTCAAAAACCGACAATCACAAATGATTACCAGATAAACATATGTAATGAGTCCGTAGTTCAGACGCAATCCCAACGCCTGGAGATCTCTCGTCATAACGACAGTTTATTTCCTAAAATATTAGAAGCATAAAAATTGAATGCCCAATTAAGCGGTCATTAAAAAGTAAACTCGGCAATTATAAATCCAAATCACGTATATAGAGTTATTGTCTAACATTTATAAGTTGAAAACCGTGAACATTATGGTCATGAAGATGTAATCTTTGCGACGTGCCCGCcatctttgtaaatatatttgtatcacGTTCTTAGTCATAAGTCGTTAAGTCTGTGAATGGAGATTTCACAAAAAAAGcgagtttataaaaaaaaataaagtctatAGAAGGACATGATTATGTCGCTTGCATACTTAACGAATATCGAAGTGGCACGTGAGAAAAAATGAGTGCGCCATTGCGACAATACGCAGTTGCGTAAACGGTGTTGCAAAGAAAATCTGCATAATATGATCTATGAAACGgcagtgtaaatatttttactgctGTTAGCTCTGTTCTAGCTTACAAACGCGATAAAACTGTAATGCCTCTACAAATACACAATAATTATAGAACGCAaacataacaaaacattatCCATTTATTGGTAAAAACAATTGTTTCTATTATATCTTGTTTTGGATTCTttacgtattttaaaaaaatctcactaaatatattttagaagacGCAACTGTGAAATTCGGTCTTCTGTTTCGACAGTTGAATCTTATCGACTTTTTTACGTTTCGATAAATTGTGCCCTCTTTACATCcctataaaaacaatatgtgtAAACAAAACTACATCGcattttacgttttattattaattaataagagcGCATTTTTCCTTGAACCGTCGCATCTAAAATAAACAGAATTACCGTGGAATCGTTGAACATATTGtcggttttaaaataaaatttaagaatgcAATTAAGTCTTTGTGATCTGAAAATTAATACGATACGTCTTGAAAGGCTCCCTTCTCGGAGCCATTAAGACACCGCATTGTAAATAACACTACCAAAACGTTCGAAAAGTATGCCGACAGATGTCGAGTGTCAAAgtttgttttagaaaaaaaaacgtaagcAAATTACAGCTCGCCGTTTCCACCATTCGCATTCTCACGAGCCGCCTCTAGTGTCGCAGTTAACCGTCGGTAATAAGCTCCAATCATTTGACTTTCAATGCTCTATTACACGAGGAATCAGACACGTAATTTGCATCGCGTTTTTCTAAAGCCAGACATACTTTCATGTTTTCTACTCGCATCAATCTTTTTATAGACAACACACACTAACTACTACTTCCTATTACGAATTTCTATTTAAtgatttgaaacaaataaacctCATTTAGTAACAATGCATTGTATACCAAAAGTGTTTTGAGTATTAGAGATAACGATTAATCTTAAAAGCGACTTTGCGAGAGAAAATTAATTGCGCGTCTTAATTAGACTAATGCGAGCGTACATCAGCATCTAAATAGTGTCGTTTCATTGTGAATCCAGGGACAATATGTTGACGGGATGAATGACCACAATATGGCAAGCGGTTTTCGCGCGTAACTCCGATTGTTTATGGCTGCGCGGGCGCCGTTTTAGGTTTACTGGCTTAGGCGACGAGTGGCCGGCCCCATTCAATGATTATCTTTAATGCGCCATCCGTTGCACTTCTGAGCTTTAATGACCTACCTAATTTCAATTGTACCGAATAtaacttctttatttattacttggcAAGAGTGTGCGCGTGCAACACAATTTAACCGCAATTAAAATTGTGCTGGATGATGAAGTTATTGTACGCCTACCAGCTATAAATAAGAATAGTCAGAACAAAGAGCAAACTAAGACCGACGTATTAGAATATTCAAATATCTTCATAATAAGCAAaggttatttatgttttaagcaAGTGTAAATTCTCAAGTAGTTTTCACTCATTTATATTGCATTTGtctaaattgaattttttcttCCAGTTGGGACAAAAGATGGTTCTGCGGGTACAGGGTTTGGAAGGCCGGAGGGTGAAGGCGACGAACGCCTCGCACATATGCTCAACGAGGCCTCCCATTTGATGAAGACGCCTACAGGTCAGCCTAACAATGATGACTCCAGGAGCAATGAAGATTCCAGCTCACCGAGAACACAGTGCCCATCACCCTTTTCTAAGGTAAACTTTGCTTAACATTACGTTACTAGGAAAATAACATCTGTTTCATATTACGTGTCGTATGAATTGATTTTAACTGTAGATCAGAATATAGATTTGGTGTGaactaatgtttttataattcctaTTTCAGGATTCCAGTCAAAATAGACGGCTAAAAAAGTACGAAAATGATGACATTCCTCAAGAGAAGGTAGTCCGTATATACCAAGAAGAGTTGGCAAAAATTATGACCAGGAGAGTTGAAGATATGCGTCACAACCGTGAAGGCTTTCCTGGGTATgctttaaattacttaaatactttttaagatTGTGTATAAAacctaatataaatttaatgagctatatattattttctaataaattaaacgaGAGCAGCAAATCTAAAACTAACGTGTAGTGTGTTTCCTCCTTTTTTTAGTGGCGGCATGCCTCCGCATATGGAGAGGCCACCAGAAGACATACGCATGGCGCTGGAGGCGTATCACCGAGAACTTGCCAAAATTCAACCGGGTGGTAACATTCCAAACCTCCATAATATGCCAGGAATGCCACCGTTTCCTAATCTTCTCGCTCTGCAGCAGCAAGCTTTGCAAGCGCAGAACCAGCACATGAACGGGTCTGGAGCGGTCCAAGATCTCTCCTTGCCCAAAgataaaaataccaaaataaatgGATTGACTGATAGTGATAAGGATAGATCTATGGACGCAGAGGAGGCTATAAGGCACGCTGGAAGTGCTTTCTCATTAGTTAGACCAAAATTAGAGCCAGGACAACAATCGACAGGATCATCAGCATCCAGTCCGCTCGGCAACGCGATACTCCCTCCAGCGATTACTCCAAACGATGACTTCAGCAATTCTGCTGCTGCCAGTCCATTGCAACGAATGGCGTCGATAACAAATAGTCTCATATCACAGCCTCCGAATCCACCTCACCACGCGCCACCGCAGCGATCGATGAAGGCGGTTCTTCCGCCAATAACACAGCAACAGTTTGATCTCTTTAATAACTTAAACACGGAAGAAATCGTCAAGAGAGTTAAGGAGGCTTTAAGCCAGTACTCTATAAGCCAAAGACTGTTCGGTGAGTCTGTGCTCGGATTATCGCAGGGATCTGTTAGCGACTTACTAGCGAGACCCAAGCCGTGGCACATGCTAACACAAAAAGGGAGAGAACCATTCATCCGAATGAAAATGTTCTTAGAAGACGACAACGCTGTACATAAACTGGTCGCATCTCAATATAAAATTGCCCCGGAGAAGTTAATGAGAACCGGAAATTATAGCGGAGCTCCTCgtaagttatttttcttttttttctcttGCCTAATCAAATTTATGATACATATAGTATAGTTATTAAATCTTGATTTTTGTCTTCTACAGCTTGTCCGCCAAACATGAACAAGCCGATGCCGCCAACTCAGAAAATGATCTCAGATGCGACTTCCTTGCTTAGCAAGATGCAACAAGAACAGCTTCTTAGTTCGGGTCATTTAGGTCACCTCGGCCAGCCCACGCCCCTCCTTCTCACGCCGCCTGGATTTCCGCCTCACCATGCGGTAACCTTGCCACCCCAACACCACGATAACAACAACAAGGAAAGAAAACCACCTCCGCCACCACAGCCCCACCACCAACCGCCAGTGATGCGTGGCCTCCACCAACACATGTCTCCCAGTGTATACGAGATGGCTGCGTTGACTCAGGATCTCGATACGCAAACGATCACTACAAAGATCAAGGAAGCTCTTTTGGCGAACAATATTGGCCAGAAGATATTCGGCGAAGCGGTGCTGGGTCTGTCGCAGGGGTCAGTTAGTGAGCTTTTGTCGAAACCGAAACCTTGGCACATGCTCAGCATCAAGGGCCGAGAACCGTTTATAAGAATGCAACTGTGGCTAAGCGACGCTCACAATATCGATCGTCTTCAGGCTTTGAAGAACGAAAGACGCGAGGCGAATAAACGGCGAAGATCGAGCGGGCCCGGACAGGATAATTCTTCAGATACATCATCTAATGACACATCAGAGTTTTATCATTCGAGCTCACCCGGACCCACTTCGGGCGTTCCGTCGGCAAAAAAGCAACGGGTTTTATTTTCAGAGGAACAAAAAGAGGCCCTCAGACTTGCGTTCGCGCTCGATCCTTACCCGAACACGCCCACTATCGAGTTTCTAGCGGCTGAACTAGGGCTCTCGACCAGAACGATAACGAATTGGTTCCACAACCATCGTATGCGGCTGAAACAACACGCGCCGCACGGCTTGC
The Vanessa cardui chromosome 10, ilVanCard2.1, whole genome shotgun sequence genome window above contains:
- the LOC124532916 gene encoding homeobox protein cut isoform X1, with the protein product MHPTGAASLPAAPEAEVQAMHSMDWLFKKERIYLLAQFWQQVIKSTTQPINTRATLAEKEVTTLKEQLATTSPTPLQATVPPKTNGSHIESTRDQATETRIPERFSPDIKEEKRRSPDIDEDIEQKIEMAATARSNSNSSRSSPVVNQSSSLENELAAKEKEIAQLVEDVRRLQASLSALQEAHAQQLQRLEERLDEKKQHIARLEARLDTQRDYDEIKREISMLRFSELGPTERPHSHTLPKDIFGSQNHLLRSMDLGPNERVERKEALRSPAAPAHRDSSAERERSTERRDTGGDEWPSTPPPLNNNTTHHNNNGPVPLPLPPPSPFRFEEHRPYRFAEDMGPLPPGALVGRLGDSLIPKGDPMEARLQEMLRYNMDKYANSNLDTLHISRRVRELLSVHNIGQRLFAKYVLGLSQGTVSELLSKPKPWDKLTEKGRDSYRKMHAWACDEAAIMLLKSLIPKKVGTKDGSAGTGFGRPEGEGDERLAHMLNEASHLMKTPTGQPNNDDSRSNEDSSSPRTQCPSPFSKDSSQNRRLKKYENDDIPQEKVVRIYQEELAKIMTRRVEDMRHNREGFPGVFPPFFSGGMPPHMERPPEDIRMALEAYHRELAKIQPGGNIPNLHNMPGMPPFPNLLALQQQALQAQNQHMNGSGAVQDLSLPKDKNTKINGLTDSDKDRSMDAEEAIRHAGSAFSLVRPKLEPGQQSTGSSASSPLGNAILPPAITPNDDFSNSAAASPLQRMASITNSLISQPPNPPHHAPPQRSMKAVLPPITQQQFDLFNNLNTEEIVKRVKEALSQYSISQRLFGESVLGLSQGSVSDLLARPKPWHMLTQKGREPFIRMKMFLEDDNAVHKLVASQYKIAPEKLMRTGNYSGAPPCPPNMNKPMPPTQKMISDATSLLSKMQQEQLLSSGHLGHLGQPTPLLLTPPGFPPHHAVTLPPQHHDNNNKERKPPPPPQPHHQPPVMRGLHQHMSPSVYEMAALTQDLDTQTITTKIKEALLANNIGQKIFGEAVLGLSQGSVSELLSKPKPWHMLSIKGREPFIRMQLWLSDAHNIDRLQALKNERREANKRRRSSGPGQDNSSDTSSNDTSEFYHSSSPGPTSGVPSAKKQRVLFSEEQKEALRLAFALDPYPNTPTIEFLAAELGLSTRTITNWFHNHRMRLKQHAPHGLPAEPPARDQTAAPFDPVQFRLLLNQRLLELQKERMGLAGVPLPYPPYFAANSNFAALIGRGLLPPEERVKDPTSGLDLSMPLKREPDGDDFEDDDVESNLGSDDSLDEESKNEPKAASTPASRSNRRKPAAPQWVNPDWQDEKPRNPDEVIINGVCVMRSDDFRREAEETVRVEPSPVPREPSPAASPASRASRASPASLASHARSLARTPDVLPEDKIKTEAEDDRWDY